The genomic DNA TGCCCCTACGGAGCGGCGTTTGATTTCGAGGCATCCTCGGAGGTGGTGCGTTACGAGGAGCGCTAACGCACCCTACTTTTTGGGGGCGGCATTCTGCAAATTTTGGGATTACATATTAAAGGAAAAAAATCATTATTTAGAGAGAAGCTAAGAAATGAGTTTTGGGTGGAAAGGTCAAACCCCTAGAAACGAGTTTAAGTTAGATGGGTTAGAGTATAGAAACGCATATCTTTCGCGGCACTGAACTGCAACAATGGTTTTTGATTCTGTTATTCGTACTTTGGCGCGATCGCCGCTCACCCAGGAACTCCGCTCTAAGCTCCAAGCGCAAAAATCCCTGCATCTGAGCGGTATCGCTCGCCTTCCCAAAGGACTTATCGCTTCTACCTTCGCACAAACCGAGCAACAGAATCTTTTTGTCGTTTGCGCTACCCTCGAAGAAGCCGGACGTTGGGCGATGCAATTGGAGGCGATGGGGTGGAAACAGGTGTTGTTCTATCCGACTTCGGAAGCGTCGCCCTACGAACCTTTCGATCCCGAATCGGAGACGATTTGGGGGCAGATGCAGGTTTTGGCGCAGTTGTCTAGCGATCGCGCGGCGGGGGAAATCGCGATTGTCGCCACAGAACGCGCGCTGCAACACCACCTCCCGCCGCCGGAGGTTTTTCAAAGTTATTGTCTCCAACTCGAAGTCGGAATGAGTTTGGATTCAAAAACACTGGATCTGCAACTCGCCCAACTCGGTTACGATCGCGTTTCGTTGGTGGAAACGGAGGGACAATGGGCAAGACGGGGCGATCTCGTCGATATTTTTCCGGTTTCCTCGGAATTGCCGTTGCGTTTGGAATGGTTCGGCGACGAACTCGAAAAAATTCGCGAGTTCGATCCGAGTACCCAACGTTCTCTCGATCGTATCGAGCGAATTCTCCTGTCGCCGACTAATTTTTCAACGATTATCGCCGCCGCCCTCAAAACGGCGAATATAACCCTAGAAACTGCCGATGATGAGATTGCTAATACTTCAGAAGGATTGCGGCGCTATCTGGGAATTGCCTTTGAACAACCGGCATCCTTACTCGACTATTTAGCGAACAATACGTTAATCGCGATCGACGAACCGGAGCAATGCGAAGCGCATAGCGATCGCTGGGTAGAACGTGCGGAAGAACAGTGGGAATTTTACACTCAAATCGCTGCGAACAATTCAACAAGCGCCCCAACTTTACCCAAAATTCACCGTTCTTTCAATGATGCTTTAACAAGCGCAGAATCTTTCTTAAAACTGCAACTGTCTGAACTTGCTGACGAAAGTACCGGCAGTTTAAACCTGTCCTCTCGCGCCATTCCCACCACGCCCCATCAATTCGCCAAACTTGCCGAAATCTTGCGCGGAAAACGCGAAATTTATAGCGCGCTCAAACTCGATAAATTCAATACCTGGTTAATCTCCGCCCAACCCTCTCGCTCCGTCGCACTGCTGCAAGAACACGACTGTCCCGCTCAATTTGTCGCCAATCCCCGCGCTTTTCCCGCGATCGATAAATTGCAAACCCAGCATATTCCCGTCGCCCTTAAATATTCGGGATTAGCAGAACTAGAAGGTTTTATTTTACCCACCTTTCGCCTCGTTGTGGTTAGCGATCGCGAATTTTTTGGGCAGCACGTTCTCGCTACTGCCGGATACATTCGCAAGCGTCGCCGCGCCGTTTCCAAACAAGTCGATCTCGAAAAACTTCACCCCGGCGATTATGTCGTGCATAAAAGTCACGGAATTGGCAAATTTCTGAAGCTCGAACGCTTGGAACAGCGCGAATATATTGTCATTCAATATGCAGACGGCGTGCTGCGCGTCCCTGCCGATAGTTTCGATACGCTCTCCCGCTTCCGCCAAACCGGGAAAACGCCGCCCGAACTCCATAAAATGTCCGGGAAAGCGTGGGAAAATACTAAAAATAAGGTTCGTAAAGCCGTCAAAAAAGTCGCGATCGATCTTCTCGATTTATATGCGAAACGCGCCCAACAAATTGGCTTTGCTTATCCCGCCGATGTCCCCTGGCAAGAAGAACTCGAAGATTCTTTTCCTTACCAACCCACGCCCGATCAATTAAAAGCCGTTCAAGATGTCAAGCGCGACTTAGAAAACGAACGCCCGATGGATCGATTGGTGTGCGGCGATGTCGGTTTCGGTAAAACCGAAGTTGCCGTTCGCGCTATCTTTAAAGCGATTACAACCGCTCATAAACAAGTCGCCGTTCTCGCGCCCACCACTATCTTAACCCAGCAACACTATCACACCCTAAAAGAACGGTTTGCGCCCTATCCCATCAACGTCGGATTGCTCAATCGTTTTCGCACGCCCAGCGAGCGTAAAGATATTTTAAATCGCCTTGCAACGGGCGAACTTGATGTAGTAGTGGGGACGCAACAACTGCTTGGAAAAGGCGTTCAATTTAAAGATTTAGGGTTATTAGTGGTCGATGAAGAACAGCGATTTGGGGTCAATCAGAAGGAAAAAATCAAGGCGATAAAAACTCACCTCGATGTCCTGACTTTAAGCGCAACGCCAATTCCGCGCACGCTATATATGTCCTTATCCGGCATTCGGGAGATGAGTTTAATTACTACGCCGCCCCCGTCTCGCCGCCCGATTAAAACTCATCTTTCCTCTTATAATCCCGAAGCGATTCGGACGGCAATTCGCAACGAACTCGATCGCGGCGGACAAATCTTTTACGTCGTGCCGCGCGTGGAGGGAATTGAGGAAGTCGCGGCGCAATTGCGGGAGATGGTTCCGGGGTTGAGAATCGCGATCGCGCACGGACAACTGGATCCGGCGGATTTAGAAGCAACGATGCTCGCCTTTAATAACAACGAAGCCGATTTATTGGTGTGTACGACCATTATTGAATCGGGCTTAGATATCCCTCGCGTGAATACGATTATCGTTGAAGATTCCCAAAAATTCGGGCTGTCGCAACTCTATCAATTGCGAGGAAGAGTCGGACGGGCGGGAATTCAAGCTCATGCTTGGTTATTTTATCCCAAACAAAGTAAACTCACCGAAACGGCAAGACAGCGATTGCGCGCCCTGCAAGAATTTACTCAGTTAGGATCGGGGTATCAGTTGGCAATGCGGGATATGGAAATTCGCGGCGTTGGCAATCTTTTAGGCGCGGAACAATCGGGACAAATGGACGCGATCGGCTTCGATTTGTATATGGAAATGTTGCAAGAAGCAATTAAAGAAGTTCAAGGTCAAGAAATCCCGAAAGTCGAAGATACGCAAATAGATTTGAAGTTGACCGCCTTTATTCCGGCGGATTATATGACCGATTTAGAGCAAAAAATGGATGCTTATCGCATCGTGGCGCGCACGAGTTCTAAAAAAGAATTGCAGCAAATCGAGGAAGATTGGCGCGATCGCTACGGCGAAATCCCTGCCCCCGCGAGGCAACTGCTGCAAGTCGTCGAACTCAAACAAGTCGCGAAGTCCCTCGCTTTTTCTCGCATTAAACCCGAAGGCGCACAGCACGTTGTCCTAGAAACGCCAATGGAGGAACCCGCTTGGAGATTAATTCAAGAAAAGCTGCCCAAGCATTTACATTCCCGCTTCGTTTATAGCCCCAAAAAAGTGACGGTGCGCGGATTGGGAACCCTAAAGCCAGAAAAGCAATTAGAAAGCTTAATCGACTGGTTGGGAGCCGTAGAAAAGGCGCTTCCGGTGTTGAATTAATACTAATTCTCAGTTACGATGCACCAAATTTTTCGTCGTAGGGGCAGCCACATTGTTATGCCCTCTTCTGGAATCGTGCAAAATCAATGAGAATTGGTATAACCCCTGTTCGAGGGCATTTCTTGCCTTAGCGGGTTGCAGGGTGCGCTGGGCTGCGTTTCGCGATCGCAGCACAACCCATCGATTAAATGCTAAGGTCAAGATCGAGACTCTATCGATACATTCTTGCCAGTTCGTTAATGCTATATCTGAAAAATCTGGTTTACCATCCTCCAGCTACCCCAACGCCCATTCTCAAAAGTCTAAACTTAGAACTCCCGCCCCAACAGTTGGGATTAGTCGTCGGCCCGAGCGGTTCGGGTAAATCAACCCTCCTCGAAATTTTATCGGGATTAGCAGAACCAACGGGCGGCAGTATCTATTGGGGCAGTAGCGAATTAACGTTCCTCGAGTTGCAAATGCTCGGCGGTTTAGTCTTTCAGTTTCCCGAACGTCATTTTTGCGGCGGAACCCTGCTCGAAGAACTGCGCCTCGGACATCCGGAAATCGGCTCCGAGCAACTCAAAACCGCCCTTAAAGAAGTCGGCTTAGATCATCTGCCCTTTAGCACCGCTCCCACCACCTTAAGCGGCGGACAGCAACGCCGTCTCGCTTTAGCCGTGCAACTCGTGCGCCAGCCCAACCTGTTGATGTTAGACGAACCCACCGCCGGACTCGATTGGTCGATGCGCCGTCAGTTGGTGAAGTTGCTGGCTAAACTGAAGGAACACTGGACGTTGTTAGTCGTCACCCACGAAGCAGGGGAGTTAGTGGAAATTGCCGATCGCTGTTGGCAGTTAACCCACGGCGTTCTGACAGCCGTAGAACCGCGCGATCTCGCAGCCAGAACAGGCGTTCCCCTTTCCGCGCGCGCCCTGGGATAATACTAAAAATAACCGCCCTCCGTTGCAGGAGGAAATCAAATCAAGCCCGATGAGTGAGGAGAGAGCGAATATATTGAGTCAAACATCCAGCGAACCCCAACAGTCAGAGGAGCATCCGTTACTGCCCAAAATGTCGGAACTCTGGCTCAAAACGTTAAAATGGCAGCCCGACGAGCAGCAACAAGATCGGTTTCAACACTTATATGCTGAAGTTTTAGAAGGAAATTGCCGTTTAAATTTGACGCGCATTACCGAACCGACGGAATTTTGGGAGAAGCATATTTGGGACTCAATCGCGGGAGTCGTTCACTTGGAACGCTGCGAAACCGGAACAGAAGCGCGCGCGATCGATATTGGGACTGGGGGCGGGTTTCCGGGTTTGCCGCTCGCGATCGCGTTTCCCTCGCTGCACCTCAC from Oscillatoria sp. FACHB-1406 includes the following:
- the mfd gene encoding transcription-repair coupling factor, which translates into the protein MVFDSVIRTLARSPLTQELRSKLQAQKSLHLSGIARLPKGLIASTFAQTEQQNLFVVCATLEEAGRWAMQLEAMGWKQVLFYPTSEASPYEPFDPESETIWGQMQVLAQLSSDRAAGEIAIVATERALQHHLPPPEVFQSYCLQLEVGMSLDSKTLDLQLAQLGYDRVSLVETEGQWARRGDLVDIFPVSSELPLRLEWFGDELEKIREFDPSTQRSLDRIERILLSPTNFSTIIAAALKTANITLETADDEIANTSEGLRRYLGIAFEQPASLLDYLANNTLIAIDEPEQCEAHSDRWVERAEEQWEFYTQIAANNSTSAPTLPKIHRSFNDALTSAESFLKLQLSELADESTGSLNLSSRAIPTTPHQFAKLAEILRGKREIYSALKLDKFNTWLISAQPSRSVALLQEHDCPAQFVANPRAFPAIDKLQTQHIPVALKYSGLAELEGFILPTFRLVVVSDREFFGQHVLATAGYIRKRRRAVSKQVDLEKLHPGDYVVHKSHGIGKFLKLERLEQREYIVIQYADGVLRVPADSFDTLSRFRQTGKTPPELHKMSGKAWENTKNKVRKAVKKVAIDLLDLYAKRAQQIGFAYPADVPWQEELEDSFPYQPTPDQLKAVQDVKRDLENERPMDRLVCGDVGFGKTEVAVRAIFKAITTAHKQVAVLAPTTILTQQHYHTLKERFAPYPINVGLLNRFRTPSERKDILNRLATGELDVVVGTQQLLGKGVQFKDLGLLVVDEEQRFGVNQKEKIKAIKTHLDVLTLSATPIPRTLYMSLSGIREMSLITTPPPSRRPIKTHLSSYNPEAIRTAIRNELDRGGQIFYVVPRVEGIEEVAAQLREMVPGLRIAIAHGQLDPADLEATMLAFNNNEADLLVCTTIIESGLDIPRVNTIIVEDSQKFGLSQLYQLRGRVGRAGIQAHAWLFYPKQSKLTETARQRLRALQEFTQLGSGYQLAMRDMEIRGVGNLLGAEQSGQMDAIGFDLYMEMLQEAIKEVQGQEIPKVEDTQIDLKLTAFIPADYMTDLEQKMDAYRIVARTSSKKELQQIEEDWRDRYGEIPAPARQLLQVVELKQVAKSLAFSRIKPEGAQHVVLETPMEEPAWRLIQEKLPKHLHSRFVYSPKKVTVRGLGTLKPEKQLESLIDWLGAVEKALPVLN
- a CDS encoding energy-coupling factor ABC transporter ATP-binding protein, with the protein product MLYLKNLVYHPPATPTPILKSLNLELPPQQLGLVVGPSGSGKSTLLEILSGLAEPTGGSIYWGSSELTFLELQMLGGLVFQFPERHFCGGTLLEELRLGHPEIGSEQLKTALKEVGLDHLPFSTAPTTLSGGQQRRLALAVQLVRQPNLLMLDEPTAGLDWSMRRQLVKLLAKLKEHWTLLVVTHEAGELVEIADRCWQLTHGVLTAVEPRDLAARTGVPLSARALG